One Sphingomonas sp. SUN039 genomic window carries:
- a CDS encoding RluA family pseudouridine synthase, whose product MSKASDTVRQFTVGTDDDGIRLDRWFQRHLPEANFNIVSRWARTGQLRLDGARATPGDRVMTGQVIRVPPADGAAQAERAPKPKRPVNPLSADQTEFAQSLVVHRDAAALVLNKPPGLATQGGTGTTEHVDGLLDALVFDAEGRPKLVHRLDKDTSGVLLVARSSRAAAHFAKAFSSRTARKVYWAIVVGIPEVNDGWIDLPIGKQPGTGGEKMHVDEKEGSPARTRYRVVDRVGNRAAWVELQPHTGRTHQLRVHMAAIGHPIVGDGKYGGREAFLTGTISRKMHLHARRLRVDHPDGGQIDMRAELPEHFAATMIDLGFTVAHGDALPLDEVKFSETPEGKRRLVANKAKAARKERKGERRARGTR is encoded by the coding sequence ATGAGCAAGGCCAGCGACACCGTCCGCCAGTTCACCGTCGGCACCGACGACGATGGCATCCGCCTCGATCGCTGGTTCCAGCGCCATTTGCCCGAGGCCAATTTCAACATCGTGTCGCGCTGGGCGCGGACCGGGCAATTGCGGCTCGACGGCGCACGCGCGACGCCAGGGGACCGGGTGATGACGGGTCAGGTGATCCGCGTCCCGCCTGCCGACGGCGCGGCGCAAGCCGAGCGTGCTCCCAAGCCCAAGCGGCCGGTCAATCCGCTGAGTGCCGACCAGACCGAATTCGCGCAAAGCCTGGTCGTCCACCGCGATGCCGCCGCGCTGGTCCTCAACAAGCCGCCGGGCCTCGCCACACAGGGCGGGACGGGCACGACCGAGCATGTCGACGGTCTGCTCGATGCGCTGGTGTTCGACGCGGAGGGTCGGCCCAAGCTCGTCCACCGGCTCGACAAGGACACCAGCGGCGTTTTGCTGGTCGCGCGCTCGTCGCGTGCGGCGGCGCATTTCGCCAAGGCGTTTTCAAGCCGCACCGCGCGCAAGGTTTATTGGGCGATCGTGGTCGGCATCCCCGAAGTCAACGACGGCTGGATCGACCTGCCCATCGGCAAGCAGCCCGGTACCGGTGGTGAGAAAATGCATGTCGACGAGAAAGAGGGATCGCCTGCGCGTACACGTTACCGCGTCGTCGACCGCGTCGGCAATCGCGCGGCCTGGGTCGAGCTGCAACCGCACACCGGCCGCACCCACCAGCTGCGCGTCCATATGGCTGCCATCGGCCATCCCATCGTCGGCGACGGCAAATACGGCGGACGCGAGGCGTTCCTGACCGGCACGATCAGCCGCAAGATGCACCTCCATGCACGGCGCCTCCGTGTCGATCACCCCGATGGCGGCCAGATCGACATGCGCGCGGAACTGCCCGAACATTTTGCCGCGACGATGATCGATCTCGGCTTCACCGTCGCCCACGGCGATGCGCTGCCGCTCGACGAAGTGAAATTCTCCGAAACGCCGGAGGGCAAGCGCCGTCTGGTCGCCAACAAGGCCAAGGCGGCGCGCAAGGAACGCAAGGGCGAACGCCGCGCGCGCGGCACCCGCTGA
- a CDS encoding PilZ domain-containing protein, producing MNKTNAVPLDDRRSRRADVRLPATIDAGPGRFYPVIVHNVSAHGVMAELTAALVPGRPVTVTMVGLDKTAGRVAWQRDGHVGIAFAEPLTLDQINAIL from the coding sequence ATGAACAAGACCAATGCCGTGCCACTGGACGACCGCCGCTCGCGGCGGGCCGACGTCCGCCTGCCCGCGACCATCGATGCGGGGCCGGGGCGGTTTTATCCGGTGATCGTACACAATGTCTCGGCGCACGGGGTCATGGCCGAACTGACCGCAGCACTGGTGCCGGGGCGCCCCGTGACCGTGACCATGGTCGGCCTCGACAAAACGGCCGGCCGTGTCGCATGGCAGCGCGACGGCCATGTCGGAATCGCCTTTGCCGAGCCGCTCACGCTCGACCAGATCAACGCGATTCTCTGA
- the crcB gene encoding fluoride efflux transporter CrcB, which translates to MNGLLAVMIGGALGAGARYLVGGAFLRALGPGFPWGTLAVNLAGGLLMGLLVGILARSSSGGEQARLLLGVGVLGGFTTFSAFGLETWLMIERGQMVVGFAYVAASVVGAVTLTGVGLLLARSA; encoded by the coding sequence ATGAACGGATTGTTGGCAGTAATGATCGGCGGCGCGCTGGGCGCGGGAGCCCGGTATCTGGTCGGCGGCGCATTTCTGCGCGCGCTCGGACCGGGCTTCCCTTGGGGAACGCTGGCGGTCAATCTGGCGGGCGGATTGCTGATGGGGTTGCTCGTCGGGATACTCGCGCGCAGCAGCAGTGGCGGCGAACAGGCCCGTTTGCTGCTCGGTGTCGGCGTTCTTGGCGGATTTACGACTTTCTCGGCGTTCGGTCTCGAAACCTGGCTGATGATCGAGCGGGGGCAGATGGTCGTCGGTTTCGCTTATGTCGCCGCCTCGGTCGTCGGCGCGGTGACGCTCACCGGTGTCGGTCTCCTGCTGGCACGCAGCGCATGA
- a CDS encoding FMN-binding negative transcriptional regulator, which translates to MHPTRLFHWDDEAAMLDLIDRVAFTRLFLTTPDGPRVAHVPVLVTPARTLRFHLANTNALVPHLDGATALALTEGPNAYVSANWYVDVRGAVPTWNYLCVEAEGPVRRLDRSDLTALLDALSARLEPRVGEDWTRAKMEPPRFEAMLNAITAFELTISELRGTCKVSQNKSEAEIKGVLRGMATNGADDMADAIRAARA; encoded by the coding sequence ATGCATCCGACGCGCCTGTTCCACTGGGACGACGAGGCCGCGATGCTCGACCTGATCGACCGCGTCGCTTTTACCCGTCTGTTCCTGACCACGCCCGACGGTCCCCGTGTCGCGCATGTGCCGGTACTGGTGACGCCTGCCCGGACGCTGCGCTTCCACCTCGCAAACACCAATGCGCTGGTCCCCCATCTGGACGGTGCGACGGCGCTGGCGCTGACCGAAGGGCCGAACGCCTATGTCAGCGCGAACTGGTATGTCGACGTGCGCGGCGCGGTGCCGACGTGGAATTACCTGTGCGTCGAAGCCGAGGGGCCGGTGCGGCGGCTCGACCGAAGCGACCTGACCGCGCTGCTCGATGCGCTGTCGGCGCGTCTCGAACCGCGCGTGGGCGAGGACTGGACCCGTGCCAAGATGGAGCCGCCGCGTTTCGAGGCGATGCTGAACGCGATTACCGCCTTCGAACTGACCATCTCCGAGCTGCGCGGTACGTGCAAGGTCAGCCAGAACAAGTCCGAAGCTGAAATTAAGGGCGTGCTGCGCGGCATGGCAACCAATGGTGCCGACGACATGGCCGACGCGATCCGGGCCGCACGCGCATGA